From the genome of Segatella hominis, one region includes:
- a CDS encoding glycoside hydrolase family 26 protein, with translation MKIKRMLMGAVCCLAFEGAFAQSPDSSASKHGIATCSPGCASVSTQKCGSSSAKQLLDRLRLLQDQGIMVGHQDDPVYGTTWKWDEGKSDVLLTTGDYPAVMGFDLGKLELDSKENLDGVPFDRMRQEIIAQFKRGGIITLSWHPWNPVTGENAWDPKGDAVNAILEGGAQQKKFESWLKKVADFINSLQTCCGKKVPVIFRPWHEMNGGWFWWGANSCTPEQYKMLYIKTYVTLMKAGCDNIVWAWSPNLSDKKDVDSFLRCYPGGDFVDLIGVDIYEFDDSDVNYQKNLVETLDVMKLAAEKVGKMAALTETGCRGISKKKDWFTKTLWPVLQNYQLSYVLFWRNAWDKPQEEAYLPGVKDGAIVKDFKKFYNESKVLFVKDIVGNE, from the coding sequence ATGAAAATTAAAAGAATGTTGATGGGAGCAGTTTGTTGCCTTGCTTTTGAAGGCGCTTTTGCGCAGTCTCCTGACAGTAGCGCTTCAAAGCATGGCATTGCAACTTGCAGCCCTGGTTGTGCTTCGGTTTCAACTCAAAAGTGTGGTAGTTCATCTGCCAAACAACTTTTGGATCGCTTGAGATTGTTGCAAGATCAGGGAATCATGGTGGGGCATCAGGATGATCCTGTCTATGGTACTACCTGGAAATGGGACGAGGGAAAGAGTGATGTGCTTCTTACTACGGGTGATTATCCGGCAGTAATGGGATTTGACCTTGGTAAATTAGAACTGGATAGTAAAGAAAACCTGGATGGCGTGCCTTTTGATAGAATGCGTCAGGAAATCATTGCTCAGTTCAAGCGCGGAGGTATTATCACTTTGAGCTGGCATCCATGGAATCCGGTGACAGGAGAAAATGCCTGGGATCCGAAGGGTGATGCTGTGAATGCGATACTCGAGGGGGGTGCCCAACAGAAGAAATTTGAGTCTTGGCTGAAGAAGGTTGCTGATTTCATTAATTCTCTCCAGACCTGTTGCGGGAAGAAAGTTCCTGTGATTTTCCGTCCATGGCATGAGATGAATGGCGGCTGGTTCTGGTGGGGTGCCAATAGTTGTACTCCTGAGCAATACAAGATGCTTTACATCAAGACCTATGTGACTTTGATGAAAGCTGGTTGTGATAACATCGTATGGGCATGGTCTCCTAATCTGAGTGACAAGAAGGATGTGGATTCTTTCCTGAGATGTTATCCAGGTGGTGATTTTGTTGATCTCATCGGTGTTGATATCTATGAATTTGACGACAGTGATGTCAACTATCAGAAGAATCTCGTCGAGACTTTAGATGTGATGAAGCTTGCAGCAGAGAAAGTGGGAAAGATGGCTGCGTTGACAGAAACCGGTTGCCGTGGTATTTCCAAAAAGAAAGACTGGTTTACCAAGACGCTTTGGCCAGTTTTGCAGAACTATCAGTTGAGTTATGTGCTCTTCTGGCGCAATGCTTGGGATAAACCACAGGAGGAAGCCTATCTTCCTGGGGTGAAGGATGGAGCCATTGTCAAGGATTTCAAGAAATTCTATAATGAATCAAAGGTTCTTTTTGTAAAGGATATAGTAGGTAACGAGTGA